One genomic segment of Cardinium endosymbiont of Philonthus spinipes includes these proteins:
- a CDS encoding metal ABC transporter solute-binding protein, Zn/Mn family, with protein sequence MLTTFIRYLLLNKHKIVYLFFCLSLSSCSDDTRGESFTILTTTGMLGDAVKSIVKDDARVVSLMGPGIDPHTYQTTQKDVQQLKHADMIFYNGLDLEGKMNNLLKKMAQEKWVYPVSDALDTTQLLCDGTIGVDPHIWFDVRLWKQVVAFISQKLQEVRPESAAYYQRNTLAYMEVLEQLHQSIATQIQSIPKKQRVLITAHDAFGYFGKAYDIEVVGLQGISTVSECGLKDINRIVALIIKRNIKAVFFETSVSDKSMRAVLEGCAHYGHKVAVGGYLYSDALGAPDTIEGTYCGMIRANAITIVNALK encoded by the coding sequence ATGCTAACTACTTTTATTAGATATCTTTTGCTTAATAAGCATAAGATTGTTTATTTGTTTTTTTGTTTGAGCCTATCTTCCTGTTCTGATGATACTAGGGGTGAATCATTTACTATTTTAACCACTACGGGCATGCTGGGAGATGCTGTTAAAAGCATTGTAAAAGACGATGCACGGGTAGTCAGCTTAATGGGTCCTGGTATAGACCCGCATACCTATCAAACTACTCAAAAAGATGTACAACAGCTTAAACATGCTGATATGATATTTTATAATGGTCTTGATTTAGAGGGAAAAATGAATAATCTACTAAAGAAAATGGCCCAAGAGAAATGGGTGTATCCGGTTAGCGATGCACTCGATACTACACAGCTATTATGCGATGGTACCATTGGCGTAGATCCCCATATCTGGTTTGATGTAAGGCTATGGAAACAGGTAGTTGCTTTTATCAGTCAAAAACTCCAAGAGGTAAGACCTGAGTCGGCGGCTTACTATCAACGTAATACATTGGCTTATATGGAAGTGCTAGAGCAATTGCATCAATCGATTGCTACCCAAATTCAATCCATTCCAAAAAAACAACGTGTATTGATCACTGCGCATGATGCTTTTGGGTACTTTGGCAAGGCGTATGATATAGAGGTAGTTGGTTTACAAGGAATTTCTACTGTATCTGAATGTGGGTTAAAAGATATTAACCGTATTGTAGCGCTTATTATAAAACGAAATATTAAAGCGGTGTTTTTTGAAACTTCTGTTTCAGATAAATCTATGCGGGCTGTGTTAGAGGGTTGTGCCCATTACGGACATAAGGTAGCGGTAGGAGGCTATCTCTATTCAGATGCACTGGGAGCACCCGATACTATAGAAGGAACCTATTGTGGTATGATCCGTGCTAATGCTATAACGATTGTTAATGCACTAAAATAA
- a CDS encoding metal ABC transporter solute-binding protein, Zn/Mn family, which yields MLSSCWDTASDEKFIILTTTGILGDAIKNIVKEHAQVVSLMGPGIDPHTYKTTQKDVQQLEHAHMIFYNGLDLEGKMNNLLKNIAQKRKVYAASDALDATQLLCEDHFPVGIDPHIWFDVKLWKQVVGFISQKLQEARPGSAAYYQRNTLAYMEALEQLHQSVTAQIQSIPKEQRVLITAHDAFGYFGKAYDIEVVGLQGVSTVAECGLKDIKRIIDLIIKRNIKAVFFEASVSDRSMRAVVEGCAHYGYEVAVGGYLYSDALGAPDTVEGTYCGMVYANATTIVNALK from the coding sequence ATGTTATCCTCTTGTTGGGATACTGCTTCCGATGAAAAATTTATTATTTTAACCACTACAGGTATCTTGGGAGATGCTATTAAAAACATTGTTAAAGAGCATGCACAGGTCGTTAGCCTGATGGGCCCTGGGATAGACCCTCATACCTATAAAACTACTCAAAAAGATGTACAACAGCTTGAACATGCCCATATGATATTTTATAATGGTCTTGATCTAGAGGGAAAAATGAATAATCTATTAAAGAACATTGCCCAAAAAAGGAAGGTATATGCAGCGAGTGATGCCCTTGATGCCACACAATTATTATGCGAGGATCATTTTCCTGTTGGCATAGACCCCCATATTTGGTTTGATGTAAAACTGTGGAAGCAGGTAGTTGGTTTTATCAGTCAAAAACTCCAAGAGGCAAGACCTGGATCAGCGGCTTACTATCAACGTAATACGTTGGCCTATATGGAAGCCCTGGAGCAATTGCATCAGTCGGTTACTGCCCAAATCCAATCCATTCCAAAGGAACAACGTGTATTGATCACTGCACATGATGCTTTTGGGTACTTTGGCAAGGCATACGATATAGAGGTGGTTGGTTTACAAGGTGTTTCTACTGTAGCTGAATGTGGGCTAAAAGATATTAAACGTATTATAGACCTTATTATAAAACGAAATATTAAAGCGGTTTTTTTTGAAGCCTCTGTTTCAGATAGATCTATGCGTGCTGTAGTAGAGGGTTGTGCCCACTATGGGTATGAGGTAGCAGTTGGGGGCTATCTCTATTCAGATGCATTGGGCGCACCTGATACTGTAGAAGGAACCTATTGTGGCATGGTATACGCTAATGCCACAACGATTGTTAATGCACTGAAATAG
- a CDS encoding metal ABC transporter ATP-binding protein encodes MMQPENDIVNIKDLTVAYANSKIVLEKVSFGLPPHKIIGIIGPNGAGKSTLLKAAMGLIPYQSGEIKLLGAPVDKVRRRISYVPQKESVDWDFPASVFDIALLGRYNRLGFFERPGKKDRTIAMRCLEELGMAHLAKRQIGELSGGQQQRVFLARALAQDAELYFMDEPFTGIDVTTEKIVIRLLKNMVKAGKTIVVVHHDLGSVYTYFDWLVLLNHKLIASGSTKEIFTPCLLEKTYGSTLYFSAD; translated from the coding sequence ATGATGCAGCCAGAAAACGATATCGTAAACATAAAGGATTTAACTGTAGCCTATGCAAATAGCAAAATTGTCCTGGAAAAAGTTAGTTTTGGATTGCCTCCGCATAAAATTATTGGCATAATAGGTCCTAATGGAGCAGGTAAATCTACTTTACTCAAGGCTGCTATGGGACTTATTCCTTATCAAAGTGGTGAAATAAAATTATTAGGAGCGCCTGTAGATAAAGTAAGAAGGCGCATCAGTTATGTCCCCCAAAAAGAATCAGTAGATTGGGATTTTCCTGCTTCTGTGTTTGATATTGCACTGTTGGGTAGATATAATAGGCTGGGATTTTTTGAACGGCCTGGTAAAAAAGATAGAACAATAGCTATGCGGTGTTTAGAGGAGTTGGGTATGGCACACCTTGCTAAGAGACAAATTGGAGAACTATCTGGTGGGCAACAGCAACGTGTATTTTTAGCCAGAGCATTGGCGCAAGATGCAGAATTATATTTTATGGATGAACCGTTTACAGGTATAGATGTTACTACAGAGAAAATAGTTATTAGACTGTTAAAAAACATGGTAAAAGCGGGAAAAACAATTGTAGTTGTACACCATGACTTGGGATCTGTATATACGTATTTTGATTGGCTAGTATTGCTTAACCATAAGCTAATCGCTTCTGGTAGTACAAAAGAGATTTTTACACCTTGTTTACTGGAAAAAAC